GCCACCACGCGCTCATTGGGCTGGCTGTCTTGCGCCAGCCGGCCCTGCAGGCCCTCGACCATCGCGCCGGCATAGGACACCACGATCTCCGGGTCTTCGGAATAGCCCTCGTAGGTGCGGCCCCAGCGATCGTCACGCACCACCGCCAGCGTCGGTGCAAAGGCCCAGTCGATGCCGGTGCGGGCGACTTCGCGGGCGGTCGCCGCGCCGATGCGGCGGATCAGCTCCGGATCGCGCGCCGCCCCGAGGCCGATGTTGTGCGGGAACAGCGTCGCGCCCTTCACATTGTTGTGGCCATGGACGGCGTCGGTGCCCCAGATCAAGGGGATGCGATGCGGGTTGTCGGGATGCATCGAAGCCTCCCACAGCCGATCGGCCAGCGCCAGCCAGTCCTCCACGGCCGCACCCTTGTCCTGGTTGGGGAAGGAGCCGCCGCCGTTCAGCACCGAGCCGATGTGGTACTGGCGGATTTCCTCCGGCGTCACTTCCTGGATCTCGACCTGTGTCATCTGGCCGACCTTCTCCTCCAGGCTCATCGTGGCGAGCAGGGCTTCCACCCGGGCCTCGATCGCCGGGTCGCGCGGGATGCGGCTTTCCACCCGGGGCCAGTCCTTGAGCACCGTGTCGCCGCCGGGTGGCGGACCGCCGTCACCACCACCCGGGCGGCCGCCGTCACCGTCGCCGCCACCTCCACCGCCACAAGCGGTGACCAGGCATGCCGCCAGGCAGCCCAGCGCGATCGCGGACCAGGCCCGCCTTGTCGCTCGTTCCTTCTGCATTTGTCATCCTCCATGGTTGTCGGGGCGCCGTGCCGACCGCCGCAGCGGCCGCCACGCGCCCGCACACCATAAAGAATCGTGTAAACGTTTACAAGCACTTTGTTGAACGAGACATTAACTTTCTAGCTGAACGGTTATCTTCTGATGAGAAACGTGTGAAGACGTTTCCATCGCGAGCCTTCCTGGAAGGGCGGGCGAGCGGCGCTGCGCTCGCCCGCTGCCCGGGCCCGGCACATGGTCGGCGGGGTCGGGGCGGCCGGCGGTGGCGGGCGCTTCGTCCAGGTCGAGCCGGTAGCCCACCGCATAGGCGGCCTGGATGCGCACGCCCCGTATCCCTTCGCTGGCGAGCTTGCGGCGAAGCTTGTACACATGCTGCTCGATGGTGCGCTTGCAGACGTCGACCGAACGTCCCCACACCTGGGCGCCCAGGGCCGGCAGGCTGACCACGCGGCCGGCGTTGGCGAACAGGGTCCACGCCAGCGCGAACTCGCGGCCGGTGAGGCAGACCTCCACGCCCTCGCCGGCCAGCACCTGGGTCTTGGCATCGAGCACGAAGCCGGCCGTGCACAGGCGGCGCTGTCCACCGGCGTTGCGACGCAGCAGCACATGCGCGTGAAGTCGAGACACCAGCTCCGCTGCGCCGGACTGCATGTTGGCGTAGTCGCTGGCGCCGTGCTGGAGCGCGCTGGCCACCCCGGCGCCGCCCAGCCCACCGGCCACGATGCGCGGCAGGCCGGCCGCCCCCTGCATCTGCAGCAT
This genomic stretch from Eleftheria terrae harbors:
- a CDS encoding response regulator transcription factor; the protein is MKIALLFGRRLSHLLVTEALQQAGMQAAAFTDVQALLGALRREDFDAVVLEDDEEQTSLWLCMLQMQGAAGLPRIVAGGLGGAGVASALQHGASDYANMQSGAAELVSRLHAHVLLRRNAGGQRRLCTAGFVLDAKTQVLAGEGVEVCLTGREFALAWTLFANAGRVVSLPALGAQVWGRSVDVCKRTIEQHVYKLRRKLASEGIRGVRIQAAYAVGYRLDLDEAPATAGRPDPADHVPGPGSGRAQRRSPALPGRLAMETSSHVSHQKITVQLES